The genomic stretch GTTCCAGAGTCCCATTCATTTCTCTTCTCAGTTCTGCAATGTGTGCCCTTTGCTCGTGCACCAATGGTTCTATTTTCTTACACGTTTCAGTTACGAAGTTGCTGgaatgcctgatgaactttgagTCATCACGAAGCTGCTCAGCAACTGCCTCCATTCTGGTGAACCTGCCAATGTTTTGCTTTTCGGACAGCTCAAGCTTTCGGCTAAGATCTTCAAGTGAGCCAGCAACCGCTCTAGAAACGCTATTCGCTACCTCGGTCGACATATTTTGTGACGTCTTCATATGGAATGAAGAATCTGTGTAGTGCTGCAGCTCTGCTCTCAGTTTGGCTTTCCTTTGGTTGTGGTCTCGACCATACATTTTCAAACTGGGGTCACTATTCTGAATGTCTTGCCTGAACAGTTTACTGGGAGCTGTTACGGCTGCTTTTATTGCGACTAGTTTATCCGTGGATTCCTTTTCCAATCTAATAAGGCGCAACGAAAGATCTTGAAGATGCCCAGGAACCGACTCGATCTTGCTTAAACCTCGCATGTTCTCTGTCTTAAACGTATCGATGCGTTGTAAAATTTCTGTCCTCTGTTCTTTGACGTCGTCCGACAGGCGTTGTATGCTTTGCGACAACACTTTAACGGTGTTCGTAAGGTCGAGTACTACCTGGGCCAGCATATCAGCGGAAACCGTTCCCGTACGCTGGACAGGCAAAGAACTGTCACTAGCTGCTTGATTAGCGTCCAATACTGGCTGCTTTTCTGCCACGATATTTTGCATCTGCTTCGATGTCATGGTTTGTGCGTCGGAACTTACGACGTTAACGTTGATGTGCTGAAGGCCTCCTGTTTCCTCAGTCTTTAGTGTGTCCGCACGAACCTGGAAGTGTAACGAAACGTTATTTCTAGTTTGGATACAATTATCGCAACGACAGAAACATGTCTGTATCGGTCACTGGCGTAGCGTTTGAAAGAGCACCTCACACCGCTACCTTTATTAGCGCGAACTACAAGTTCAAAGCTGTCTGTTTCTGGACATGGTTCCACGTAATGAACCTGGTCGATACGTGCGCTTTTTTTACATTTCGACGTGAGGTGAATATGGTTGTCTACCTAGTGCGATTACACATATGCACAACGCAGGAAGTGCCATCCAATTTTGACCAACACGTAATACAAACATTTAGCTATTCATTATTTTGTGGGCATGTGGCGTCACTATTAGGGTGGAGAGCCCGGGATCCAGAGATCCCGAAATACCGGTACTTCAGCATAATTTCATGTCCCGAAaccccgggatttcgggattatAAATTTTGGCTTTTTTGACAACAAATATTCAATGGTAGGAGTGAAAGGGAAGGGACGGTGTTCAACAGAGTTTCTGTTTCAGTCGTCTCTCCCCGATAAATATAatttgcaatccgaaaccgaaccaacctAGTCGTCCACGACACATTACAACGATGTTAGCTGCTGACTCTTGTGAACTACGCAAGCCATAGCGGAGAACAACACTCAAGTAGCATAAAACTCCCATGAAatcagaaggagtcttccaaTCCTACAACAAGAAATATTGCAGAACATCTCTCTCCCCGCAGAATatcgctttttcttcttttgatcctcacgaataCATATATTTGAAACGTCAATTTATATACTGACGTTTCTAATATACGTATTCGTGAGGATCCAAAATTAAAGGCAGcactgactgccgaaacgtcggcCCCTTATCCTTACtccttatacggcttcccaactctcttcattacttgtagtctaaaTATCTGTATACACGTATATTTGAAAGTAAAAAGGGAAAATGAAGACAGCCTTTTCAGAAAACTATAGTCTCGGCTGCTGCAGACTAGAACACAACAGTCACTGTGGATGAATAAAAGACAAGAAGAGCAAAATGCACCATTATTTCACTATTCACACAAGTGACATTCACACAGAATATTTCAGCGGATGATGAGGAAGATGTCATTGAATCAAGCGGCAGCGTAACTACAAGAGCTGTACGTCATAAGTATTTATCTTCTCGTGCTGGGGCCCAGCCAGAAGTTATtccgttgcagacgacaagaagagacgcaCTTCATTGCAAAGTCGATATTCCGGATCGGTGCAAATGCTCAATATAATACGCGGGTTTTGCCCGTGAGTATTTTGTTTCTCGCTTTTTCCCCACTGGAATTTTCGGGGGGGATGACGGGAGACGCGCACTACATCGCAATTTGTGATAGCGTGGTTGTGCAAGTGAATACAGTCCTATACGACATTCTGGGTATAGTTGCGTaaaaatcccgatcccgtccTGGGATCCACATTtcaaaatcccgaaatcccggggtTGTAAAAAGGGCTCCGAATTCCGAACCTTAGCTCACTATAGTGGGGCCCAAAAAGAGAGAGGAGCGTGCCCGCGGCTGAAAGAAATATTCTCTCGTTAGTGCACAGCAACGGCAGCACTCTATTTTAATGGTTGCAAGGTAAATAAGGTAAAATGTAAGGCTAACGTTGGTGCATTTCCCTCATTGGGCCCGGGACTCCGCGTTCTTCCTGAACGACATGCCGCCATTTGGACTGGTAGGCCGTTCACTAATAAGACGCCACCTAAACGCCAACCAAACAACAAAAAAGCATAGGCGATGAAATAAAACCTAGGATAATTTCATGTTGGTTCATAATATAGTCTACGCAAATGGAGCATGTGGTTATTGACATTTTTAACGGATATAGTATTAGCGTTTTGTTATGCGGGAAATATTGCATGGGGCAGAGAGGCGTGTTGACAGCCTGGCATACTACAGCAGCACATAACACACAATCTCTTAGCTGAGTAAATTATACATTTCAAGTATGTCTACAGAGAAGTGGTACACACGTGGTATCCTTTCCACCCACCTGCCGCGCTGTGACCAATAGCTGTTGAGTGACTTACGTGAGCAGCGCCAGCAGACTCCTTCGCTACTGAAGTGTGACACACTATGACAAGTGCGACCGTCAGTGTGTAATGCACTTGCAGCATGGTTATTGTTGAGTCTGTGAGAAGCAAATGTCCGTAATTTCTTGCACTGGGGGATACGCCGTATGGTTGAGCAGCAATAAGGCAGAAGCTATAAAAAAGAACAAAGCTTTTACGTTCCACCCATATAAAGTGTCCCGGCTGGTTTTTCCCGCGATTACTGGCACAATGCACACGGTCGCTCGGGTTACTATCCTGTTCTCTATAGAAAACGTTATCGTGCAGAGATAAGGCATATGTAGAAATAGTGTGCGAGCTGAGGCTGCTTTGATTGTACACGAATTACATGCGCCAACACAAAGACCCTGGGCCGTTCTTGGgtactaaataaataaaaaaacaaacaaaaataaaaccattattattattttaactATTACTATTAATATCATTCATCTACGTTACGGTATCACCTTGTATTTTAACTGTTCTAGATCTTGGAGTGACAGAATTGACCGTATTCTCCGTGCATCGCTTAGAGGTTTGCCTTACGGACGGTTACTCGGGTCATGTTTAGAAACAGTCGACCTCTTCAAGCTACATGGCATGCCAAATTTGAAGGAACTTTTTGCCAGAAGAGTTATACTAAAGCGTCATTGGTCACAGGAATTTAGGAATTATCGCTCAAGTTGCTACGCCACTAGATGTTCCGATTTATATTATGTTCCTAGAATCTACTCAAATTATGGAAAGGGTTCCCGTCGGTACTATGTGCCGGCCATATTCAACTTGTTACCTCAAGATGCTTTAAACTTTAAAACGATCACAGATGTTAAACGAACACTACCTTCTTTGATGTATAATGATGTTTTGAATTGAGCTGATAATTTTACTGTCTAGATCATTTAACTACTTTGTTTGTCTGGTATTTTATTCAGTTTGAGTTTTGTCACTTGACCGCGGGGCTCTGCCCACAAACCTATCGGTTTAGGCGGGCCTGTGTTATGTAAAACTTCTATATGCTGCAATAAAAACTGAATACTCAATTATTATTGGCTGTTCTCGGGCACAGTAATAAAGGTATTATTgtataaaattattattattgttattgctGGAAAACCTGTCTGCTATGGGTTTCAGAGGTCCGTTTCATACATGGTTTTACTCATATCTGAACAGTACATCACAAATGGTAAAAATAGGCGACGCGCTGGCTGATGCTGCGGCACGCAGAGCACATCAAAAGAGTGCGTCACGACTAGTGATTTATCCAGGCCCTCTACACCCCCTAACAACCCCTCAAATGTTCGATGACACCCTTCTTACTTTTTCACCTGAGTGcaccctacagggggtgcccttgccaTTTCAGCTTTGGACACaagtcggtaatgatatgttaaggtGCAATAATGTAACGACCCCCCTCCATTTCTTCCAACTCCcatccatgcttgggattctgaaTAAACGACTGGTCACGACTCATATATTTCACCAAGTCCGACGCTAGGGCTATGTTGACTGCTTTGTGTAGCCAACTGGCTGAGGCACAGTGCCTCTCTGGCGGGGCTCGCGCCTCGCTGCTACACCGCGTTGACCCGGAGCTTGCCTCTGCTTTCCCGACATTGTTCCCTAGGCCGTTTGCGTCACTTTACCACCGGCTACGCCTCAACGTGCCCTACAGCCGACGTCTtcttcacaagcttggaaaggcGGATTCACCCAACTGTGGCACCTGTGGGACtgttgaggacactgaacatatcttattatcctgtccacggtatcagTAGCACAGACAAATCTCTACAAGCTTCCTTAGCTCGGCTGGATTGCAGACCATTTGATGTCGTTAAGGTTCTGGGCTCCTGGACACCGGACCATCAGTTCACGTCATGCAAGCGTTTATGCGATTTTCCGCAGACTTCAAGTTGGTGGACACggtgtgactgacagtgtgtgtggacagagtgtgtggacagcgtgtgtggatagtgtgtgtgtgagtgactgactgagagtctttgtcactcatttgTTTTATTGTAAATAGCCATtcgtgttttcctaagtgatctggagtagccggatctcgtaatgagtgccgatttctccattttttttcttttctaatcaactcaactcaactcaggtGACGCGCTCAGTAATTCCCTGCCAGTTTGTGCTCAAGTTCCTCAGGGTTCCTGTCTCACTCCTCTCTTACTTATAATATAGATGGCAATGACCCTGGAAAAGCAATCAATGATGCACAAATATTTCAGTATGCAGACGGCACACTAATGCCTTTGCAGATGAGCGTGGATGATGGTGTCTGTGACCTGTCTGATGGTGGATTGGTTTAGTAAAAATTGCATTTCTGTGAATCCGAAAAAAATCGAAATTACTGTGTTTCCGGAGTCCTCTAATGCATGTTATTTGTAATCTTCCGTCTTACCTGCATACCTCTCAAAGTTCTAGCTGCAATTGCAGTTCTTTGTAATATGTGTCCTCCATGAGATATCTCTGTTTGTATAAGAAGTTTCGGAATGTTGCCCGTCTTCTTTACAATAACTGAACATCCACTCCTTATCCCATTCGTAAAATTATGTTGCAATCTTTAGGTTATTCTGTTTTGAGGTATGGTGAAACTGTGTTTTTTAAGTGTGCGTCCAAGTGGAAGGAAAGAATCAATAGTGTTCTAAAAAATGCTCTGCAGCTTGTCTGATGGCCATGTAGCGATTATTGATGTTTGTAATTTCCATGTAAATAATTTGCCAACCATCCCGCTCCATTCACTTTTCTTTCGTACTGTAATTTTGAAACATTACTGGTCCCAAAACTTCAAGAAGCTCAGAATTTGCCCCCTGCAATAATGTAATGCTACGCATTACCATGCATTTACACTAACCACGGGAGAGGCTAACGAGAGTACTACGTTTCTTATACCTTCAATGCCATTCCTACAGATCTATTAAACCTAACATCTATACGTGAAGTCAAAACAAGCTTATTATCTATGGATTCGcaattaaattttttttttgacacGGCATCGTCTTTTTAAAGTAAAGGTTTCGGGATGTGTTGAGCGTAAATATCGATTGAGTGAATGAACTTCATTAGATTAAACTCTTTATACATTACACACCATTATTTATGACTTTCTAACAATATTTGCTATGCCTATCGTATGTTCTCATCTATCCGTTTGTTTTATGGGTTGCGCTACGATTTGTTATTGTGCCTTTCACTCAGTGCTGCAGCGATTTTGTGCCAAAGAAAAACCCATATATACGAATGTACGCGGTCAAGAGATCTGCAGAGTCACAGCGCATGCGGATAAACCGTTCATGTAACCGaaacgcacgcacacacgcTCCATCATGAAGAAAGACGCAGCATGTTGAATTTTACCGAGGCACGAAGTCGACAGACATTATTGAACAAGCATAACCATGAACCGGACGACGCCACCACACAATGTAATTccgtgcaaaaaagaaaaacaaaagaaaagagaaacaaaaacaaatgtatgtAGCACAGTCATGTAGGATGTGCAAGCAACCTACTTCCGGTATAGCGAAATCATCGTTCCCACATGAAAGCTCTGTACTAACATTtaaagagcgcactattttccGACGCTAACGTTTCCGCTGTCCATCACTCACAGAGCGTGGATTTCGAACGATTTATTTCAAAGGATTGATCTCGCAAAGTGTATTTTCCCGATTTTTTTTTGACGCTATACATATATACGATCTATTTTTGAAAGTTTATTTTAGAATTTCGATTtgtaagagatttatttttcaaGATATCAGCGTAACCCCCCTTTTGTAGAACATTACGGGCATGCAACTGTTCAAAAACTACATGTTATTCATGTGGTGAGAATGTAATGGGACGAGGTCAATGTGATGCATTCGTGCAtaatttttgaaagtttttattGGGCTCAGTTTCAATACCTCAGCCCTCTCTCTCTATCAATATTGCGCTTTCCATTGATCCATCCCACCAAatatctgccctcaaagctcttttgacatttttggacacaatagggcttcgatccttattgtgaaggggctcgttgtttcattccccac from Ornithodoros turicata isolate Travis chromosome 4, ASM3712646v1, whole genome shotgun sequence encodes the following:
- the LOC135393221 gene encoding uncharacterized protein LOC135393221, with product MLQVHYTLTVALVIVCHTSVAKESAGAAHVRADTLKTEETGGLQHINVNVVSSDAQTMTSKQMQNIVAEKQPVLDANQAASDSSLPVQRTGTVSADMLAQVVLDLTNTVKVLSQSIQRLSDDVKEQRTEILQRIDTFKTENMRGLSKIESVPGHLQDLSLRLIRLEKESTDKLVAIKAAVTAPSKLFRQDIQNSDPSLKMYGRDHNQRKAKLRAELQHYTDSSFHMKTSQNMSTEVANSVSRAVAGSLEDLSRKLELSEKQNIGRFTRMEAVAEQLRDDSKFIRHSSNFVTETCKKIEPLVHEQRAHIAELRREMNGTLEHLQRSNLNETCASFSSFSSSAFSHIQESVYPLVFSAMATLTKIQSEIPEEIRNLKRDIGAVSTTIKNIAGNALTRLEQVESLVGKVKTTIEGPTERLSTVRSAYPTVFFHVQNITEHIAKSKASRKDSGLDSSIWSEKFVIGGYTAALELGVSVRKHNVWIGAYLHLCSGSRDSLLHWPFRSNYTVSVIHSRDPTKDIHRVVSRNKLNRCPNAVKRPDEECNKGCGYNRIVTHEAANTDGHLFNDAITIGVTLHPEATATAKAES